In Citrus sinensis cultivar Valencia sweet orange chromosome 2, DVS_A1.0, whole genome shotgun sequence, a single genomic region encodes these proteins:
- the LOC102619664 gene encoding LOW QUALITY PROTEIN: outer envelope protein 80, chloroplastic-like (The sequence of the model RefSeq protein was modified relative to this genomic sequence to represent the inferred CDS: substituted 1 base at 1 genomic stop codon), translating into MLYLISLMITFCGFLWHKVEPNQEFHGMVCEGANVLPSKFLEHAFRNSYGKIINIRRLDEVITSINGWYMEHGLFGLVSGVEILSGGVIRLQVAEAEVNNISIRFLDRKTGEPTKGKTRPETILRQLTTKKGQVYSMLQGKRDVETVLTMGIMEDVSIIPQPAGDTSMVDLILNVVERPSGGFSAGGGISSGITSGPLSGLIGSFVYSHRNVFGRNQKLNISLERGQIDSILRINYIDPWIEGDDKQTSRTMMVQNSRTPGPLVHRNQPDNSSQTIGRVTASIEFSRPIRPKWSGTAXLFFQRAGSHDEKGNPIIKDFYSSPLYSSGKTHDDVLIAKFESVYTGSGNHGSSMFVFDMEQGLPVLPKWLFFNRVNAHARKGVDISHARLRLNLSGGHVIGNFYPHEAFAIGGTNSVRGYEEGAVGSGRSYVVGSGEITFPMLGPAEGVIFSDHGTELGSGPTVPAR; encoded by the exons atgttgtatttaatttctttgatgattaCTTTTTGTGGTTTCTTGTGGCACAAGGTAGAGCCAAATCAAGAGTTTCACGGGATGGTATGTGAAGGAGCAAATGTTCTTCCTTCAAAGTTTCTAGAGCATGCTTTTCGCAATAGTTATG gaaaaattatcaatataagGCGTTTGGATGAAGTGATAACTTCAATCAATGGCTGGTATATGGAGCATGGTCTATTTGGCTTG GTTTCTGGTGTTGAAATTCTTTCTGGAGGAGTAATTAGATTACAAGTTGCAGAAGCTGAGGTCAATAATATTTCCATCCGTTTCCTTGACAGGAAGAC TGGTGAGCCAACTAAAGGGAAGACGAGGCCTGAAACAATTCTTAGACAACTTACTACCAAGAAGGGACAG GTCTACAGCATGCTTCAAGGGAAAAGAGATGTGGAGACTGTATTGACCATGGGAATCATGGAAGATGTTAGCATTATTCCTCAACCTGCAGGAG ACACTAGCAtggttgatttgattttgaatgttGTTGAGCGGCCAAGTGGAGGGTTTTCTGCTGGTGGTGGTATATCAAGTGG GATCACAAGTGGCCCTTTATCCGGACTCATTGGAAG ctttgtttattctcatagGAATGTTTTTGGAAGAAACCAAAAACTCAATATTTCCTTAGAGAGGGGCCAAATTGATTCTATATTGCGCATAAATTACATTGACCCTTGGATTGAAGGAGATGACAAACAAACATCAAGAACTATGATGGTTCAG AATTCAAGAACCCCTGGACCGCTTGTTCATAGGAACCAACCTGACAACAGTAGTCAGACCATTGGACGTGTGACAGCCAGTATAGAATTCAGTCGACCAATCAGGCCAAAATGGAGTGGGACGGCATGATTATTTTT ccagCGTGCTGGTTCTCATGATGAAAAAGGAAATCCTATTATCAAGGATTTCTATAGCAGTCCTCTTTACA GCAGTGGAAAGACCCATGATGATGTGTTAATTGCTAAATTTGAGAGTGTATATACTGGTTCTGGCAATCACGGTTCTTCAATG TTTGTATTCGACATGGAACAAGGGCTTCCTGTTTTGCCAAAGTGGTTGTTCTTCAATAGAGTGAATGCTCATGCCAGAAAGGGTGTAGATATAAGTCATGCTCGCCTTCGTTTAAA TTTGTCTGGTGGACATGTAATAGGTAATTTCTATCCTCATGAAGCATTTGCCATTGGCGGAACAAATAGTGTGAGAGGTTATGAAGAAGGTGCAGTGGGCTCTGGTCGATCTTACGTGGTTGGCTCTGGCGAGATCACTTTTCCGATG TTGGGGCCAGCAGAAGGAGTTATCTTTTCTGACCATGGAACAGAACTTGGATCAGGCCCTACTGTGCCCGCCCG GTGA
- the LOC107175945 gene encoding outer envelope protein 80, chloroplastic-like has protein sequence MAQKNDDARFTSSPLKIPRFQPQPPLPFFAETLTESKNSLSHQIHSLRTRSDESTQSTELTQPESLTRKLQLFAERAYGNSARVCSMYPSTTGAGETLVNLPLLCSAWMSLSQSTTSESAALPEVSSTQLQQKAQQQPHSVSRSDEERVLISEVLVRNKDGEELERKYLGTEALTVLKACHANSALTVREVQEDVNRIIDGGYFCSCMPIATRDGIRLIFQLYLK, from the coding sequence ATGGCTCAGAAAAACGACGACGCTCGGTTCACATCATCTCCTCTCAAAATCCCTCGCTTTCAACCTCAGCCTCCTCTCCCTTTCTTCGCCGAAACATTAACGGAATCcaaaaactctctctctcatcaAATTCACTCACTCAGAACTCGCTCTGATGAGTCCACTCAGTCAACTGAGTTAACTCAGCCGGAGTCACTCACTCGGAAGCTCCAATTATTTGCTGAACGCGCGTACGGAAACTCGGCTCGCGTCTGTTCAATGTACCCGTCAACAACTGGCGCCGGCGAGACGTTAGTGAATTTACCACTTCTATGCTCGGCGTGGATGTCCCTGAGTCAGTCGACGACGTCCGAGTCGGCAGCTTTGCCCGAGGTGTCGTCGACTCAGCTGCAACAGAAAGCGCAGCAGCAGCCGCACTCGGTGAGCCGAAGCGACGAAGAGCGGGTGTTGATAAGTGAAGTTTTGGTGAGAAATAAAGACGGTGAAGAACTTGAGAGAAAATACCTCGGAACAGAGGCGTTAACTGTGTTAAAAGCTTGCCATGCCAACTCAGCATTGACTGTTCGCGAGGTCCAAGAGGACGTTAACAGGATCATCGATGGCGGTTACTTCTGCTCGTGTATGCCCATCGCAACGCGTGATGGCATCAGATTGATATTTCAgctatatttaaaataa
- the LOC102619955 gene encoding mitochondrial protein pet191 homolog isoform X2 → MSKSCKGLAMELVKCLSESDCVKVEKRSFRECAGEKSPCIPSECVGLRETYFNCKRG, encoded by the exons ATGTCAAAATCTTGCAAGGGCCTTGCTATGGAACTGGTGAAGTGTCTTAGCGAATCTGACTGTGTTAAG GTGGAGAAAAGATCTTTTAGGGAATGTGCTGGAGAGAAGAGCCCATGTATACCAAGTGAATGTGTGGGACTAAGGGAAACTTATTTCAATTGCAAGAGAG GTTGA
- the LOC102619955 gene encoding mitochondrial protein pet191 homolog isoform X1, which yields MSKSCKGLAMELVKCLSESDCVKVEKRSFRECAGEKSPCIPSECVGLRETYFNCKRGQVDMRARIRGNKGY from the exons ATGTCAAAATCTTGCAAGGGCCTTGCTATGGAACTGGTGAAGTGTCTTAGCGAATCTGACTGTGTTAAG GTGGAGAAAAGATCTTTTAGGGAATGTGCTGGAGAGAAGAGCCCATGTATACCAAGTGAATGTGTGGGACTAAGGGAAACTTATTTCAATTGCAAGAGAGGCCAG GTTGACATGAGAGCTAGGATACGTGGAAACAAGGGTTACTAA
- the LOC102620411 gene encoding copper-transporting ATPase HMA4 — MNLNSVNGEMEGERGDDGLKEPLLLQHVNGVAIDIPPQQQFSYDGSKKLRTVKFKIREIKCASCATSIESVLSNLNGVESAVVSPLEGQAVVKFIPGLITAKRIKETVEEAGFPVDDFPEQDIAVCRLRIKGMMCTSCSESVERAIEMVDGVKKAVVGVALEEAKVHFDPNLTDTDHIVEAIEDAGFGADLISSGKDVNKVHLKLEGLNSSEDATFVQNFLESTQGVSQVEIDLSEHKVTVSYDPNLTGPRSIIQYLEEASHGPNIYHASLYTPPKRRETERLKETQMYRNRFFISCLFSVPVLLFSMVLPMIPTYGNWLDYKVHNMLTIGMLLRWILCTPVQFIVGQRFYVGAYHALRRRSANMDVLVALGTNAAYFYSVYIAVKALTSNTFEGQDFFETSAMLISFILLGKYLEVVAKGKTSDALAKLTDLAPDTAHLLTLDGEGNVISEMDINTQLMQKNDIIKILPGEKVPVDGVVTDGQSYVNESMITGEAKPIAKGPGDKVIGGTMNENGCLQVKATHVGSETALSQIVQLVEAAQLARAPVQKLADQISRFFVPMVVAAAFITWLGWFIPGVAGLYPKHWIPKVMDEFELALQFGISVLVVACPCALGLATPTAVMVATGKGASLGVLIKGGNALEKAHKVKTVVFDKTGTLTVGKPEVVSAVLFSHFSMEEFCDMATAAEANSEHPIAKAVVEHAKKLRQKLGSPTEHASEAKDFEVHTGAGVSGKVGDRTVLVGNKRLMMAFHVPVGPEVDDYMMKNEQLARTCVLVAIDGRVAGAFAVTDPVKPEAQIVVSSLRSMEISSIMVTGDNWATANAIAKEVGIGKVFAETDPVGKANKIKELQLKGMTVAMVGDGINDSPALVAADVGMAIGAGTDVAIEAADIVLIKSSLEDVVTAIDLSRKTISRIRLNYVWALGYNVLAVPIAAGILYPFTGIRLPPWLAGACMAASSLSVLCSSLLLQSYKKPLHIKDSKDSSLD, encoded by the exons ATGAATTTGAACTCTGTGAATGGAGAAATGGAAGGGGAAAGGGGGGATGATGGCCTTAAGGAGCCTTTATTACTGCAGCATGTAAATGGTGTTGCAATTGATATCCCACCACAACAACAGTTTAGTTATGATGGGAGTAAGAAATTGAGGACGGTGAAGTTCAAAATTAGGGAGATCAAATGTGCTTCTTGTGCAACGTCTATTGAATCCGTGCTGTCGAACCTCAATGGGGTTGAGAGTGCTGTGGTGTCACCCCTTGAAGGCCAAGCTGTCGTTAAATTTATTCCCGGGCTTATTACC GCAAAACGAATTAAGGAAACTGTAGAAGAAGCAGGATTTCCAGTTGATGATTTCCCTGAACAAGACATAGCAGTATGCCGCCTCAGGATTAAAGGAATGATGTGCACCAGCTGCTCTGAATCTGTAGAACGTGCCATTGAAATGGTTGATGGAGTTAAAAAGGCTGTGGTTGGTGTAGCTCTTGAAGAAGCAAAGGTCCACTTTGATCCAAATCTCACTGACACAGATCACATTGTTGAAGCAATAGAAGATGCTGGCTTTGGGGCCGACCTAATAAGCTCAGGGAAGGATGTAAACAAAGTTCATCTAAAACTTGAAGGATTGAACTCATCTGAAGATGCTACTTTTGTTCAAAACTTTCTTGAGTCAACTCAAGGTGTAAGTCAGGTTGAAATAGACCTGTCAGAACATAAGGTGACAGTTAGCTACGACCCAAACCTCACAGGTCCGAGATCCATTATACAGTACCTTGAAGAAGCCTCTCACGGCCCTAATATTTATCATGCAAGCTTATATACCCCTCCAAAACGAAGAGAAACAGAGCGGCTGAAAGAAACTCAGATGTACAGGAATCGATTTTTTATTAGCTGCCTCTTTTCAGTTCCTGTCCTTTTATTTTCCATGGTACTTCCAATGATTCCTACTTATGGTAACTGGTTAGACTACAAGGTTCACAACATGCTCACTATTGGGATGCTTTTAAGATGGATCCTTTGCACGCCAGTGCAGTTCATTGTGGGCCAAAG GTTCTATGTGGGAGCATATCATGCATTGCGACGAAGGTCAGCTAATATGGACGTTCTGGTCGCATTAGGCACTAATGCTGCTTATTTTTACTCTGTATACATTGCTGTAAAAGCATTGACTTCCAATACATTTGAAGGGCAAGATTTCTTTGAGACTAGTGCCATGTTAATATCCTTTATCCTCTTAGGGAAGTATTTGGAGGTTGTGGCAAAAGGGAAGACTTCGGATGCTTTAGCAAAGCTGACAGACCTTGCTCCTGATACTGCACATCTCTTAACATTAGATGGTGAGGGAAATGTAATTTCAGAAATGGATATTAACACTCAACTGATGCAGAAGAATGATATAATTAAGATTCTTCCGGGAGAAAAGGTTCCAGTTGATGGGGTTGTTACAGATGGTCAAAGCTATGTGAATGAAAGTATGATCACAGGAGAGGCTAAGCCCATTGCTAAAGGTCCTGGGGACAAG GTTATTGGTGGGACCATGAACGAGAATGGATGCTTACAGGTTAAGGCCACTCATGTTGGGTCAGAAACTGCACTTTCCCAAATTGTTCAACTTGTGGAAGCTGCTCAGCTTGCCAGAGCACCAGTTCAGAAATTAGCTGATCAGATCTCAAGGTTTTTTGTTCCTATG GTTGTTGCTGCAGCATTCATAACATGGCTGGGATGGTTTATCCCTGGAGTGGCTGGGCTTTACCCTAAACATTGGATACCAAAAGTCATGGATGAGTTTGAGCTTGCACTGCAGTTTGGCATTTCAGTATTGGTTGTTGCTTGTCCATGTGCTCTAGGACTGGCAACCCCTACTGCTGTCATGGTTGCTACAGGGAAGGGTGCTTCTCTAGGTGTGCTCATTAAGGGTGGAAATGCACTTGAAAAGGCACACAAG GTAAAGACAGTTGTCTTTGATAAGACGGGGACTCTGACAGTTGGAAAGCCTGAGGTAGTCAGTGCGGTGCTGTTTTCCCACTTTTCCATGGAGGAGTTCTGTGACATGGCTACTGCAGCAGAG GCAAATAGTGAGCACCCAATAGCAAAAGCTGTGGTGGAGCATGCAAAGAAGCTGCGGCAGAAACTTGGCTCTCCTACCGAACATGCCAGTGAGGCTAAGGACTTTGAGGTGCACACTGGAGCTGGGGTCAGCGGAAAAGTTGGTGACAGAACAGTTTTGGTTGGGAACAAAAGGCTCATGATGGCTTTTCATGTTCCCGTTGGTCCTGAGGTTGATGACtatatgatgaaaaatgaGCAACTGGCCAGGACATGTGTATTAGTTGCTATTGACGGAAGGGTTGCTGGAGCTTTTGCTGTAACTGATCCCGTGAAGCCAGAGGCTCAAATTGTTGTATCCTCTCTCCGCTCAATGGAAATCTCAAGCATCATGGTGACTGGTGATAATTGGGCTACAGCGAATGCCATCGCAAAAGAGGTTGGAATAGGAAAGGTTTTTGCTGAAACAGATCCAGTGGGAAAAGCTAATAAGATAAAAGAACTGCAG TTGAAAGGAATGACTGTTGCTATGGTGGGAGACGGAATAAATGACTCACCAGCATTAGTTGCAGCTGATGTTGGGATGGCAATTGGTGCTGGAACTGACGTAGCTATAGAAGCAGCTGATATAGTTCTCATTAAAAGCAGCTTGGAAGATGTAGTTACTGCCATAGATCTTTCCAGAAAGACCATCTCTCGAATTCGACTCAATTATGTGTGGGCACTTGGCTATAATGTACTTGCCGTGCCTATCGCTGCTGGAATTCTATACCCCTTCACAGGAATCCGTTTGCCACCCTGGCTTGCCGGGGCTTGTATGGCTGCTTCATCACTTAGTGTGCTTTGTTCTTCTCTTTTATTGCAGTCTTATAAGAAGCCTTTGCACATTAAGGACTCAAAAGACAGCTCACTTGACTAG